A single window of Intrasporangium calvum DSM 43043 DNA harbors:
- a CDS encoding MBL fold metallo-hydrolase: protein MLRTAAARSGRRFPILRRLGAPTTALRDRVRSSAHYRDGQFRSHEPTHWVPAPEGEGLGHPAVAAYRARGRGRPQGTIPVERPEWPDAAADLAVTWLGHASSLVELDGHRLLLDPVFGDRVSPSGLVGPRRLHPVPCTVAELPPLDAVLISHDHYDHLDEPTIAELERTHRPRYVVPLGVDLHLETWGVPAERITALDWREATTVGGLVVTCTEARHFSGRGLVRNQTLWAGWALRGPRHAVYFAGDSGPTHRFEDIGRDLGPFDLTVIPVGAYSEHWPDIHLDPAQAVRAHLDVNRGDATGSALLPVHWATFNLAMHWWSEPIRWARRCADEHAVSLLTPRPGGRISLDEGVGVAGVAEAWWEPCAAPEDHD from the coding sequence ATGCTCAGGACTGCGGCCGCCAGGTCCGGCAGACGGTTCCCGATCCTGCGTCGGCTCGGGGCCCCGACGACGGCCCTGCGTGACCGGGTGCGGTCGTCGGCGCACTACCGGGACGGCCAGTTCCGGTCGCACGAGCCCACCCACTGGGTCCCGGCACCCGAGGGTGAGGGGCTGGGCCACCCGGCGGTCGCCGCGTATCGCGCGCGCGGCCGCGGCCGCCCGCAGGGCACCATCCCGGTCGAGCGGCCGGAGTGGCCGGACGCGGCCGCCGACCTCGCCGTCACCTGGCTCGGCCACGCGTCGAGCCTGGTCGAGCTCGACGGACACCGCCTCCTCCTGGATCCCGTGTTCGGTGACCGGGTGTCGCCCTCCGGCCTGGTCGGACCGCGTCGGCTCCATCCCGTCCCGTGCACCGTGGCCGAGCTACCACCGCTGGACGCGGTGCTCATCAGCCACGACCACTACGACCACCTCGACGAGCCCACCATCGCCGAGCTGGAGCGCACCCATCGCCCGCGCTACGTCGTTCCCCTGGGCGTCGATCTCCACCTGGAGACCTGGGGCGTTCCTGCGGAGCGGATCACGGCCCTCGACTGGCGCGAGGCGACGACGGTCGGCGGCCTCGTCGTGACGTGCACGGAGGCGAGGCACTTCTCGGGCCGCGGCCTCGTCCGCAACCAGACCCTCTGGGCCGGGTGGGCCCTGCGCGGTCCCCGGCACGCCGTCTACTTCGCCGGGGACTCCGGCCCGACCCACCGTTTCGAGGACATCGGGCGCGACCTCGGCCCCTTCGACCTGACCGTGATCCCCGTCGGGGCCTACAGCGAGCACTGGCCGGACATCCACCTCGACCCCGCCCAGGCGGTCCGCGCCCACCTCGACGTCAACCGCGGGGACGCCACGGGCTCGGCCCTGCTGCCGGTCCACTGGGCGACGTTCAACCTCGCCATGCACTGGTGGTCCGAGCCGATCAGATGGGCCCGCCGCTGCGCCGACGAACATGCCGTCTCCCTGCTGACACCGCGGCCGGGCGGCCGCATCTCCCTCGATGAGGGCGTCGGGGTCGCGGGGGTGGCTGAGGCGTGGTGGGAGCCGTGCGCGGCCCCCGAGGACCACGACTGA